The Bradyrhizobium sp. B097 genome contains the following window.
TGCCGGCCGTGCTGCCGGTCGCAACGTAACCGGTCGTCGTACCGATCGCGCCGGCCGCGCCTTGCGAGCGCGGAGCCTGGTTCTGAGCGGGCGCCGCGGCAGTGCGGCGTCGGCTCACCACGGTGGTGCGCGAAGACCTGGTGTTCCGACTTGAGGCGACGGCACTGCGCTTCCTTGCAGCGCCAGGCTCATCCACCGTCACGGCGGGAAGCACGCTGACATTGTTCTGCGGAGAGCTGGTTTGCGCCTGAGCGCTGGCGACGTTTGCATCCATCGACACAAGCATGACCGAACCGAGAAACGCTGCGTTCATCGCAGCCGTTGATGCAAGCAAGCTGCGCTTGCTCCGCGACGAAGCCATTCCCACCAAGCAATCCCCACACTTCCGCAAGGCCGATCTTGATCGAGCCGTGTGCTCGTCATCGAGCAAGCTCGATTGGGGCGGACTTCTATCGGCGGGATGCGCGAAACTCCACACGCGCAAAATAGAATCCATTGAAGCGCGCGATGCATGACGCTGGAACGATTCAAGATGCGCGACACTGGAGCGATTCAAAAAGACATGTTGTCGCAGCAAACTTTTCAACGCGAGGAATTCGATGCACGTCGTCGCTCTCTCAGAGAGTCTCGCGTGCGAGACACGCAGCGATCACTCAATGAAGTTGATGGCGCCCTGCAATGCCGTCGTGGATTGCGCGCGGCTGCGACCAACACCGGACATCATGTTTGACATCCATTCTATTGAAGGTGAGAGGCCGGTGACCGCCTTGCGTCGAGACGCGCGCTTGGCATCAACCTTCAGCGACAATGGTGAAGCGAATACGCTGACGTGACGGAGTTGGCGCACACGGTCCAACGGCATCATTGCGAACTGACGGGTCGCGCGAACGAACGCTCAATGAAAGGCAGCGCAGAACCGCTTGGCGGTTTTGTCGCGGGTTGCTCGCAACGATGGTGGTGCAAAACGTCACGTCCTCTCAACATGAAAGAGAACGTGCTCAGGCGCGCGGCGCCAAGTGAATGCGCTGCGCCTATTTCTGCTTGGGCAGGAGGCCCTTCAGCTTTTCCATATCCTTGACGTTCATCTTCATGCCGCCGGGCATGATGATGTCACCGGGCTTCTGGTCGCTCTTGCAGGCGCCGAGCCATTTCGCCTCGATGGTCATCGTGGTGTCGCGGGAGCCGGCCGCGCCGCCTTCCGCGTGCGAGGTGCTCTTGACCGTGTAGGCAGAATTGAAATCGCCGACGATCTCGGCATGGCTCTTCATCGACATGCCGGCGACGCTGCACACGCTGTCGCTGACATAGCCGGTCGCGGTCTTCTGGATGTCCTGCTTGGAGCAGACTTCCTTGGCCATCGGCGAGGCCGCCGCGCTCATCTCCTTGTCGGTGGTCTCGTCGGTGCAGTGCTGCATGGTGATTTCCGGCATCGGCCCGCCGGTGCGCACCATTTTCATCTCCCACAGACCGGCCTTGCGGATCGGCAGGTCGACAGCGCTGGCCGCGCCAGTGGACAGGACAAGGCAAACAGCAGAACCAAGCAAGGCAAGCTGTCGGGTCATGCGGTGAGCTCCCGGCTGAACGATCGAAGGATTTGGAGTGCGCTCAGTAGAGCGTGCGCACCGGCCTCTGGGCCGAACCGTAGGGCACCCAGCGGCAGGCGAACGAGATGTAGCCACCCGGGTAGCGCTGCATCGCAAGGAACTTGACCACCTTGCCGTAGGAAGCGCAGTGATCGACGGCGAGCTGCCGCGCGTCGGTCTGGGCCGCCAGCGTATAGGCGATGATACCGCCGGTATCATTGCCCTTGAACGGCGGCACCGGCTGCATCCAGTCGGCTCGCGCCGGACCAACGGCCAGCATCCCGCAAACGGCAACCAGGCACGCGGCCAATTTCCTTCGCATCGCAGACTCCATTTCGCTTGCGACCAACATAGAGTGCGCCGGCGACCATGGAAAGAACGAGCCGGCTCGTGGAGGTGGACTTCTCGGCAGGTGTTGCCGCGCTGCACTTGACCTTGCCGGGGCTTCACGGCACCGTCCCCCGCATCTGATCATCGGGTGGATTCCCATGCGCAACCTGTTCAACTCCCCCAATAAACTCAGCCGCACGCTTGGCCTCGGCGCCGCGCTCGTGGTCGGCCTTCTGGCGTTCGGGGGCACGGCTCAGGCCGCCAATCCGTTCGAATTGAATTTCTGGCTGTCCGGCCCGCGCTATGACGGCCATGTGGCGCCGTGCGAGAAGGCCCTGGCGACCATCAGCGATCAATTCCATGAGAAAGAAGCCACCTTCTGGAATTCGCCGCTCGTGATCACCGGCTTCAGCCGGATCCACGAAACCGCGTTCCGCCCTTGGCAGTCCGACAACATTCCGCGCCGCTATTGCTCGGGAGACGCGGTGTTGAGCGACGGCAAGGTGCGCAAGGTGCACTATTCGATCATCGAGGACGGCGGCTTTGCCGGCACCAACCAGGGCGTCGACTGGTGCGTCGCCGGGCTCGACCGCAACTGGGCCTACAACCCGTCCTGCAAGGCCGCCCGGCCCTGATCTCCGAACAGTTCGGTCAAAACGGAAGCCGCCGCCATCCAGACGGCGGCTTTTGTTCTTGAAATGTTCTAGCGGCCTGCTAGGCTCTGAATGGTCGCGTGAGGGGAGCGTTTGATGCCTCGGTTGGTCACAATTTCCCGATTTCTGATTTCAGTTGCCTTTGTTCTGTGTGGTGCGATGGGGGCCTCGGCCCAGGATCGCCGGCAGAAT
Protein-coding sequences here:
- a CDS encoding DUF3617 family protein is translated as MTRQLALLGSAVCLVLSTGAASAVDLPIRKAGLWEMKMVRTGGPMPEITMQHCTDETTDKEMSAAASPMAKEVCSKQDIQKTATGYVSDSVCSVAGMSMKSHAEIVGDFNSAYTVKSTSHAEGGAAGSRDTTMTIEAKWLGACKSDQKPGDIIMPGGMKMNVKDMEKLKGLLPKQK